CCAGCCTTTATTAGGTCCATCTTGCATGGAAACCTCAGAGTCCTGGATGAATTTTGGTGCCATCTGAGGTGGAGCAAGGTGCAAAAAATCAAAGGGCATGCGTATTTCTGATTCACCATCTGTCTGCTCTCCCAGTTTTTCGTTCAATTCTATGTCTGTGGTTTTTATACCGGGTTTGATGTATCGAAATGTGATTTCTTTCTTGTCAGGATCTATTCGTACAGGGGAATAGAAGGGCTTAAAAACAATAGCTCGATCTTCGATGATTTGATTCAGGGTTTTAGCAAAATCCGGCACTCCAAAAATAACCGTACCCGGCGTTGCAAAAATCACATTGGTTTTCTCCCTAACTCCGGATTTTCGGAAATATTCCTCAGCCATGTACATGATTTTTTGCGGAGCGCCCCCGCACTTGATAGGAGTTGAAGGCTGGGTGAAAACTGCATTTCCACCTTTAAATTTTTGTAGCATCTCCCAGGTATGTTCTGGGTTTGTATAGTTACTGCAAGCTATCCCTTTTTCCATCGCTTCGGGTAGTCCCTCCAAAAGCTCTGGCGCCATTACCAGACCAGGAGCGACGATCAAAAAATCATAGGTGATGTGCCCAGAGTTTTTGGTTGCAACGGTGTTCTTCTTTGGAAGTACTTGAGTCGCGTAGTCTTTGATCCATTTCACGCCCTTTGGAATATAATCTGCCTCCTCTCGTATGGTGTCTTTGAAGTGATAGGTACCGGCCCCCACCAAAGTCCAGGCAGGTTGATAAAAATGCTTTTCTGAAGGTTCTATGATGGCAATGGGTAGTTTGGCATCTTGTCTTTTAAGTTGGGCGGCCACAGTGATACCTGCTGTACCACCTCCTATGATTACTACTTGAAAGTGACTCATGGCTAGAAGTGTTATTTAACCCAATGTATAGCATCTGCCCAAAGGAAATTGTGATATTTATCACTTAAGCGAAATTTACTTTTATTGATATGCAATAAAAATATTACGGTTTTTGTGGTTGGTTTACTGGATATTGCTAAAGTAAATCATTACATTAATGTTCTATTTTTCAGGGTGTTAACGCTATTTTTCGTTTTTTTAAAATAGTTAATTTTCCTCCTGTGAATAATACATGAAGTCTTACTTTTAATCCTTTTTATCATGGAAAAAGACCAGCTGGAAATGCTTTTGTCCAATGTGTTTGGGCATTTGAATGCAGAAAAAGGTTCTGAGAAAAAACAGTGGGAGGAAGGTGTTCCCTTATTGGCAAAGTCCTTATTGATCCAAAACAGTGAAGAGGTCAAGCCGGAGTCCTTTAGTTTTGAAAATACAGAGTTGTTCTTTCAGGATAGGGTACCGAAGAAAAAAATTGAATTGATCCAAAAGGAGGTTCAGAAAGCCAAAGTTTCGGAAAAGGAACCAAGGCTCAAGGCTTTTGTACGCGACGTACCTATTCGTACCACACAGATCAAAACCAGTGTTCCTAAATGGGCTGCTGGGGCCAAGGTAGAAAAGTCCATAGGGCCACTCACGCGTCTGGACGGAAGGGTGATCACCATAGATTTTTATAAGGTCACCAAGTTGATCGGCATTTATCAGCAAAACAGTAATCTGCCGGTGATTTTGTTTAAAGCTACTTTCCAAGAGGCAATCGCCAAACCTATCAATGCCCCGGCCATACAAGTCAGCAAGACTTATGATGTAGCTCCTGGTAGTTTTTACATACGAGCTGACATGTTAGCTAGCAATGCTCCGAATACCAGGTATGTAGGCTTGAAGGTAAGTGACGGAAAAATACAGCTCAGTGCAAATCCAGTCCTTCAAGGTGAAAAACTAGTTTTGGCAGCTAATACCACTGTGCAAGTCTCCTTGGAATTAGAACAGACAACGGCAGCTTCCAAAGCAAAATCCAAGCATGGAAGAGATGCTTTTGAGGCAAAAGTTCAGACACCGGCTACCATTGCTATTTCCTTTTCAGGCGCTTCCAAAGCACAAATTCATGATAGCGCAAATGCCCAATGGGCTGTCTATGGGCAGGTAGCCTCCTTTGCCAAAATCAAAAAAGCGCCTACCTACGATGCACAGCTTTCCAGGCTATTGATCCCTTATTCTTGTTCAGAAAATCTTTTTGAACCCAAAAAACAAAGTAGTCCAATGGTGAAGCTTCAGGAGTCGGCTCCAGTGAGCAATTCCTTTTGGGCTATCCCTGCGGCAGAACTAGATCTAGCAGCACCCTTGGAAGTGGCAGGTTGTGGAGGCATTTTACAAGTGTTAAAGTCAGGGTTGAAGTTTAAATGGAAAGGACTGGAAGGCAAGAGTCTTAAACTGGTGAAACCGCAGCTTCTCGTTGAAAACGGAAGGATCGCAATCACGGATTTGGTTTCAGATGGAGAGGGAGCTTTCCAGACTATCGACCACTGGAAAGACGAACAAAATGATCATGGGACCTCCATTTCACTTGCTTTAAACAAAAGTGCCACCTTTCTCTATAATTCTTTAGCTGAAGGTGCCGAGATGCTGGTAGGGCTCGCCAATGCCCAGATCAAGGTGGACAGACCTTTGCAGGTAAGCGGGCTACCTGTGGCTGTTAAAACCAAAAATTCAGCATTGGTATTGGCTGGGACAGATGCCAAGAAATTGATTTACCTGTTTGATGACAATATTTTGTGGGACAACAAGTTGCCATTTGATAAAGTCCCCGATTTTAAAAGTATAGCCATAGCGCTGGAAAATGCTCTATTTACCATTTCTCCCGTAAATGGAGCCTTGGTTTTTGGGGAGTGTACAGAGGATTGGACCAGGATAGTTAAAAGCCAGACTTTCTTGGTTTTTGGAATGCTCAGCTATTTGCCTACCCTTCCTGATCCCTATGCTGCCAATCTTGGTGTTTTCGCCAGACAGTTTGGAGACAAAAGAAAAGTAATAGATGGTATTAGGAGTTGGCTGGTATGTCAAATCAGCCAAGAACCCTTAGATGAAAAAGTAGATAAGGTGGAGACCAAGTTCCATTTTGGTCCGAACAATACTTCTGCGTCAAAACCAACAGGCGTGGCAGGAGAGGTTAATAGTGATTTAGTGAAAAGTGTGACCCAACCGCAGCCTGTGGTGGGAACTTTGAAGTCCAGTTCTGCTCCCAAATCTGCCGCTAGTGACAATTCGCTTCCACCCTATGAGGAGCAATTAGGGGCATTTACTAGAA
This genomic window from Algoriphagus sp. TR-M9 contains:
- a CDS encoding NAD(P)/FAD-dependent oxidoreductase, translated to MSHFQVVIIGGGTAGITVAAQLKRQDAKLPIAIIEPSEKHFYQPAWTLVGAGTYHFKDTIREEADYIPKGVKWIKDYATQVLPKKNTVATKNSGHITYDFLIVAPGLVMAPELLEGLPEAMEKGIACSNYTNPEHTWEMLQKFKGGNAVFTQPSTPIKCGGAPQKIMYMAEEYFRKSGVREKTNVIFATPGTVIFGVPDFAKTLNQIIEDRAIVFKPFYSPVRIDPDKKEITFRYIKPGIKTTDIELNEKLGEQTDGESEIRMPFDFLHLAPPQMAPKFIQDSEVSMQDGPNKGWVDVDKHTLQHLRFPNIFSLGDVAALPTAKTGAAIRKQAPVLVENLMGMIQTNSLGAASYNGYSSCPLVTGYSKMVLAEFKYDNVRDSDPLISKFVDTTKEQYSMWLLKKYGLPFMYWNLMLRGKA